A region from the Aegilops tauschii subsp. strangulata cultivar AL8/78 chromosome 5, Aet v6.0, whole genome shotgun sequence genome encodes:
- the LOC109785400 gene encoding uncharacterized protein — protein sequence MAHGGQPRRAPAARRPKPSASAPAPAADRKRKRGAVFKTATLKNQIRSTERLLRKDLPHDMRVAQEKKLEELKRQQEKQTQEAMQRTIQLRDRKIKFFERRKIERMIRRLDKQQRLNADEASNKLATLREDLEYVRFFPKKEKYFPLFTGGNTPDVVEKRNTWRKQIKENLIAAAANGKDLEETASDDDTLDVSEDDFFMSGSSSDEEADDELTDKSTKEPGASARAASGMSSDEKNQRQRDARVLMPPPRSLPPNRARSADKRAVSSSSNASTSTSGNSFKNRRASNLSGDHNSTLSSNSDAHKPRRKRRPKKKKQA from the exons ATGGCGCACGGCGGCCAGCCCCGCCGCGCCCCGGCCGCACGCCGCCCCAAGCCTTCCGCgtccgcgcccgcgcccgccgccgaCCGGAAGCGGAAGCGCGGCGCCGTCTTCAAGACTGCCACGCTCAAGAATCAGATTCGCTCCACCGAGCGCCTCCTCCGCAAG GACCTTCCTCATGACATGAGGGTTGCTCAAGAGAAGAAATTGGAAGAACTAAAGAGACAGCAAGAGAAACAGACTCAAGAGGCCATGCAACGAACAATACAGTTGAGGGATAGAAAGATAAAGTTTTTTG AGAGGCGAAAGATTGAGAGGATGATAAGGCGTCTTGATAAACAGCAACGTTTAAATGCTGATGAGGCCAGCAACAAGTTGGCAACATTGCGAGAAGATCTTGAATATGTTAGA TTTTTCCCAAAGAAAGAAAAATATTTCCCTTTATTCACCGGGGGTAATACACCAGATGTTGTGGAGAAAAGGAATACATGGCGTAAACAGATCAAGGAGAATCTCATCGCGGCTGCAGCAAATGGAAAGGACTTAGAAG AGACAGCCAGTGACGATGACACCTTGGATGTGAGTGAAGATGATTTCTTTATGTCTGGAAGTTCAAGTGATGAAGAGGCAGATGATGAGCTTACCGATAAAAGTACAAA AGAACCTGGTGCTTCAGCTAGGGCAGCGTCTGGTATGTCGAGTGATGAAAAGAACCAG CGGCAGAGAGATGCTCGAGTGCTTATGCCACCACCTCGCTCATTACCACCTAATAGAGCTAGATCTGCGGATAAACGTGCGGTGTCCAGCTCTAGCAATGCTTCGACCAGCACAAGCGGTAACTCATTCAAAAATAGGAGAGCATCCAATCTTTCTGGAGATCACAACAGCACTCTGAGTTCAAATTCTGATGCTCATAAGCCACGCCGCAAAAGGAGACCGAAGAAAAAGAAGCAG GCATGA
- the LOC109785399 gene encoding auxin-responsive protein IAA14: MEIIDAELRLGPPGSGGDAAFGSQKKRSSSTVAAAATSEASGTDDHDAAPASKVQVVGWPPVGAYRKSTFQSASASAAKESKGAGEAGQRGGLYVKVSMDGAPYLRKVDLRTYGGYGELRAALDALFGCFSSCSGPSPDNGQFAMAYEDKDGDLMLAGDVPWDMFISSCKRLRIMRSSEAR, from the exons ATGGAGATCATCGACGCGGAGCTGCGTCTCGGCCCGCCGGGCagcggcggcgacgcggcgttCGGCTCGCAGAAGAAGCGGTCGTCGTCgacagtggcggcggcggccacgAGCGAGGCCTCCGGGACCGACGACCACGACGCCGCACCGGCTTCCAA GGTTCAGGTGGTTGGGTGGCCGCCGGTGGGGGCGTACCGGAAGAGCACGTTCcagtcggcgtcggcgtcggcggcgAAGGAGAGTAAGGGCGCCGGAGAGGCCGGGCAGAGAGGGGGCCTCTACGTGAAGGTGAGCATGGACGGGGCACCGTACCTGCGCAAGGTGGACCTGCGGACGTACGGGGGGTACGGGGAGCTGCGGGCCGCGCTGGACGCGCTCTTCGGCTGCTTCTCCTCCTGCTCCGGCCCCTCGCCGGACAACGGCCAGTTCGCCATGGCGTACGAGGACAAGGACGGCGACCTCATGCTCGCCGGCGACGTCCCGTGGGA CATGTTCATCTCCTCCTGCAAGAGGCTGAGGATAATGAGAAGCTCCGAAGcacgatga